GGATTTTGAGGATTGTCTCTGACCAACCCCACGATGTGCTCCAGCCATGAAATGGGTCTTCACAAGAGCATCTCAAGTCTGAGTTGTTTACACTCCACGCCTGGGAGCAGCAAGACCGTGGTCTCTTCTCAGACCagcagcctgcctgcctgctccTGAGGTGCGGGGcgcctccacccccagccctgcccgCTCATTCCGTTCTCCTTGTCCTGCTCTTGTGTGTGCAGAGGCTCTCCGTGGTCCTCCACCTCCCCATCTGGGGAGTGGGACTCAGCCCACACCATTGCAGGCACCTCTAGGGGCAACTGAAGACCATGGTGAGAATTCTCACCACAGAGCTTGAGACCCGACCAGCCACTGAGTCTCGCCAGCGCCAGCCTCTCTCAGCCTCTTGCATAGGACTAGGCAGGCATCAGACCCCAGCGTTCTGAGGCTATGTGCCACCCTCAGTCACGGGAGTACTTGGTACTTTCTATTTTCAATGTTAAGCCTTAGATACGATTTCTaggcaatagaaaaaaatcccatcCAGAACCATGTAAcctccaattttttttaactttttaattttttttttttttttttttttttttgagaccaggttatgagactggctaatttttgtatttttggtagagacagagtttcgtcatgttgcccaggctggtctcaaactcctggactcaagcaatccacccacctcagtctcccagagtactaggattacaggcgtgagccacggcgcccagccaaaGCCCTGATTTCAATTAAGTTTCCATTTAAGTTCATCTATGGCTAAGAGCTTTGCATACGCCAGTATTCATGTGTTTTGGTTTGTTTAGAGACAAGgcctcgctctgtggcccaggctggaatcagctcactgtagcctcaaactcctgggctcaggtgatcctcctgcctcagcctcctgagtagcccaGACGATAGCTGttagccactatgcccagctaatttttctttttttgagagatggggttttgctatgttgcccaggcaggccttgaactcctgagctcaagcaatcctcccttctcagcctcccaaagtgctgggattataggcatgagccaccacccccagcctggattatttttaatgatgcCCACCTTGCCCCTGGCAGGCACTGCACAAACACTTTACGCGGCGTCTCAGCCCACCCTCCCGACAGCCCTGGGCAGCATCGTCCTCCCCGTCCTCTGACGAGCAGACCTCAGAGAAGTTGGGCCACTCACCCCTGCCACCCACCTaagaagtggcagagccagcCAGGAGCCCAAGTCAAACACAGCCACGTGGACAGCCGTCCCTCCTCGCCACACCTCTTCCCTGCTGAGGGAGAGGCCGGCCAGTCCCTGCCCACATCAAGTGTCCCGAGAACCAGGTCTGCCTCCCCGCAGGGCAGTCCTCTGGCCACTGGCTCCTCAGTGTGGGAGTCTCCTTTTGGGCAGAGAGCAGCCTGGTGCAGCCCAGAGCGCACTGGACGTCCCAGGGAAGCTCCAAAGAAAAACCCTCCATAGATTCGAGCCTACTCCAGAGACCAGAGGTTCCGGACCGAGGGGGCACACACAGTTTGGGTTTGTGTTACTTCCCTGGGACATCCTGCTGTGGCCTGTTTGGGAGAAGCAGCCAGGGATACCCTATCCTGTTGGCTGCATGTCCCAAGTCACCCAGACCTGTCCCACACCCTCCCCGCTACACCATCTCTACTGAGGCCTCTGCAGGATCCATCTGGGACATCATGAAAGCCCAGGGAGCATGGGATCCAGATGTGGGTGACATTTTCCTAGAAACTCACGTAAAAAAGACCTCGCTGTAGCTCCCAGCCCTCCTCAGGGAACCGGAGGGGACCCGTTCCTCCCGCACAGCAACCTCTGCAGCCTCCCCTCAAATCCCCCAGCCTCTACCAcagcctccctctcccctcccttccttccgtTAAATGGAATCTACAGGAAGCCCttggtggccgggcacggtggctcacacctataatcccagcactttgggaggccaaggcaggaggatcacttgaggtcaggaaatcgagaccaacctggccaacatggcaaaaccttgtctctactaaaaaaacacaaaaattagccaggcgtggtggcacatgcttgtaatctcagacacttgggaggctcaggcaggaagaatcgctcgaacccggagacgtggagtttgcagtgagccgagatcacgccgccgcactccagcctggccaacagagcgagacttcgtcttaaaaaaaaaaaaaaaaaaaaaaaaagccaggcgcagtggctcatgcctctaatcccagcactttgggaggccgaggcgggaggatcataaggtcaggagatcgagaccacggtgaaaccctgtctctactaaaaatataaaaaagtagccgggcgaggtggcgggcgcctgtagtcccagctactcgggaggctgagacaggagaatggcgtgaacccgggaggcggagcttgcagtgagcagagatcgcaccgacagagccagactccgtctcaaaaaaaataaataaaaaacaaaacaaaacaaaatagttcgATGTCACCAAACTGAAGCTAAGCTGTTTATCTGAACTTCTAAGAACTCAGGGGAGTAATAACAGCCAAATCCCCAAACAGGCTAGTCCTGGTCGGTACATTAAGGAGTTCTCTGCTTTCGCCCTTACAAGAAAAGCAGTTTTGAAGGGAGCGATCcgtgttttctgtttctgttttccttggCCCTTCCGTCTAGAAAACCAGCCTCCTCTGTTCAGCCCCCCAGAGCACTCCCTGCTCTTTGTAGAGCCAAGCGTTGCCCGAATCGAGCATCACGAATGAAGCCAAAGAGGATCTTTAAACCAAATTCGTAATTTTGTCTTGTGACAATTCTCTGGACCAGCTCATGCCGGGAGGGAAACATGGCAAATCAGACACTGTCCTCGTGGACAAGGAGGGAGACGTCCGACCTGCCGTGGGTCATCTCAAGCACCTACTTGGCTGGATGAAGGGGCCCCTAGAGACCTCATAAAGCGCTGcttctgggtgtgtctgcgaGGGGGTTTCCAGAGAAGCCTGCCTGGGGGGTCCGGGTCCCGAGGGGAAGACCCTCCATATGGATGAATACCATCAATCACCTGGGGGCCCAGAGAGAACAAAAaggggccggacgtggtggctcacgcctgtgatcccagcactttgggaggctgaggcaggtggatcacttgaagtcaggagttcgagactagcctggccatggtgacactccatctctactaatacaaatgcacctgtagtcccagctactctggagggtgaggcaggagactcgcctgaacctgggaggtggatgctgccgtgagctgaggtcacaccactgcattgcaTTGTCTgtagcctaggagacagagccagactctgtccaaaaaaaaaaagaggggaaaggagTTCTGATCTTGTTCCTAGCACTGAgactctctcctcctcctcctgcccttggacatcagaacccCAGGGCCCCCAGCCTTGGAACTCCAGGACTTAACACCAGCGGTTCCTTGGATCCTCAGTCTTCAGCCCTGGCCTGAGAGTCACACCTTTAGCTCCGGGAGCTCCCCCTGTTCTTCCGTTTCCTGACTTGGACTGAGCCAAGCTGCCAGCATCccaggtctccagcttgcagagggTGTCCCTCccaggacttctcagcctccctaacCACATGGGCCAATTCCCCTAACAAACTCACTCTCATCcgtctctccatctctctctccaaTATATTGGTCTGCCTCTCGAGAATCCCTACTGATGCAACGCGTTTCTGTACACTGGCTTCTGCCTGGGATCTCACAGGTGTGCCAGGGAATAAGCATTCCACAACCCATTTGGGAAACTGTGGAGGACGGTGTGAAAGGAAAGTAGAAGCTCAGGACCCCAATTCAGGCTGCCAAAAGGACAAAACGAAGCTGAAGACCGAGCCGGGCAAGTGACTGCCACTCCCTGTGTTCCTGGGCAGGTAACTACAGACGCGGGACCACATCTCACTCTCCGTTCCCCTCATCTTGGGGACGCATCATCAGCGATCCCCGCCCGCCGCCCActccttttctcttcccaccGTGGGCTCAGAAACAGGAAACCCCACAGCCCACCTTCCCCCTTTTAATACAGAGGCTCAAAACCATCGCTGGAGAAAGACCTCGACCTTGCCGAGACACGCTCTGAAGCCCACCGAGGCCTGTCCCGGGTATTTCTTGGTTTACAACTGAAATGGACCAAAAAGACAGCGGGCATCCTTCTGGATCATCTGATTCTGCAGGGGCCTACGCCCTTCGCCATCTTCGAGACATTTTACGGTCCTGGAGTTGCAGAAAACTTCGAGCAATGCGAGCGACTCTCGACCAGCGTCGCGACCGTCAAATGCAATCGATCGTCGCCAGTGGAGAGTGACCGGATATGAGACCCCTGCCCGACTCCAACATGGCCGCCCAGCCCACGACCGAGGCCTGGGCCGCCGCTGCCAGGAGCCAAGATGGCTGCGTCGCGCGCTGACGTCACGCGAGCCCGGCCCCTTCCTGCCGCGACCCGGAAATGATCTCCCAAGGCGGAAGTAAACGGCACGCGACAGTCGGTTGAAAAGTTGGCGGGCGCGGGCGAAGGTTGCGAGCGGGGCGTCCGGGTGGTCCGGGCGACTGCCCCGAGGGCCCGACACGCCCTTCGGCCAGCCCCGACCGTcttacctcagtttccccacctgtaagaGGGGTCAGTGGTCAGTGCCTTTGCCATCGCCCTTCTCTAAATGCAGGGACGGAAGACGGGCGCTGGCGGGACGGCCACAGGAGCCCAGGCCCGGCGCCTGCACGCGGGGCTCGTGCCCGGGAGTTTGACCAGATCGGGAGGCGGCAAGGGGCGGCGGCGAGGGGCCCTGGCGAGGGCAACGGCGGGACAGGGGGCAGCGCTGGCTGAGGCCGGGCGGCCAGAGGGAGCGGGAGGGAAGGTGCAGGACCTGGGCTGCTGCTTCCGGGGCACATCTAGCTTTTGAGGGTCACACCGCGGGGAAAGGTGACCTTTTGAAAAGGTAATTGGGGCCGCGATCCCTCCAGAGGCTGTagggaggatccttcctgcctctttcAGCTCCTGGGGGCTCTGGGAGCTCCAGGCGTCCTTAAAAGGTTTGTGACGGCGTGACTCCAaacttccccccccccccccgacggagtctccctctgttgcccaggctggagtgcagtggcgccatctcagctcactacaacctccgcctcccaggttcaagcgaatctcctgcctcagcctcctgagtagctgggattctaggcgcgggccaccacccctggctgatttttgtatttttagtagagacgggtttccaccatgttggccaggtgagtctcgaactcctgacctcaggtgatctgcccactctggcctcccaaagtgctgggattacatatgtgagccaccgtgcccggcctcaactgtttttgaggcagagtcttgctctatcacccaggctggagtgcagtgactatctcagctcactgcagcttccacctcccaggctcaagcaatccttccacctcagcctctccaatagctgggaccgcaggtgcacaccaccacacccagctaatttttgtatttttttgtagagatagggtctcactgtgttgcccaggctggtcttcaactcctgagctcaagggatcctcccgccttggcctccataagtgctgggattacaggtgtaagccgctACTTCCTGCCGTCTACTTtctgtattttgcaaataaaaggtTTGCAGGTCACATCAAATATCAAGTGATTGATCTGTGGGGACGCAGGTGCCTTCCTcagagcccccccccccccccctcctgccccagccagccTTGTGCATCTGCACGTACCTGGGCTGCCCAGGGGCCCTCTGCTGCCCACTGAGTGCCAGAAGTCCCAGTCGCTGCAGGGGCCTGGGTGCTGCCACATGGGTGGAAAATCCATGGTGGCCGGTTGGAGGCCTCTAGCACAGACCCTGCACTCCTGAAGGCTTCTGCTGGCAAAGCCCTGGGACCTCAGACCAGATGCCCAGGGCTACGGCCCACTTGGGATGACACACAGGGTCCCCAGATGGGTACGTGTACCCCACTGACCCCCTTTTTGGGGTGCATGTATCTGTTCTGAGCCCCAGGGATTGGAGGTGGACGGTGTCGCCTTGTGAGAAGGGGCCCGTGTGACAGGAGTGCCCTGTGGGTGCAGGCCAGGCCCTGGAATGGTCTGTGCCTCGCACACTGCGTTGGCAAGCGACGGCGCTGTTCCTGAGCTGTTGAGGAGCTCGGAAATCCAGGCCGGCATCTTTCTGCCCCATGTGGTGATAGAGATAGCCAGGAAGTGAGTGCCGGCCGCCCAGGGCCCCAGGCCCATTTCCCGACACAGGGCTTGGCCACCTGTGGTCTGGTCTCCACATGGCAGGATGCACATTCGAGGCCTGTGACCCACGGGGTGGGAAGTGGGACGTGCAGGGGCCCGACCCGTGTTGGGGTGACCTGGCTGTCCCCAGCAGCCGCCTCTGCACAGGGGCTTCTGGTCAGATTGGGCCGTCCTACTGTGTCGCTGGGCTCTGCCAAACCCATTTGCCAATCCGATTCGGAAGACTGTCCCATCTGCATAGTTTCCCTAGGCCTGGAAGCAGCAGCGGCACCACCCCCTGCACTGGGGTCCCAGGATCCCCGATGGGCTGTGGCGTGACCCGTCCAGGCTCTTAGAGGCCAACCTGGACTCACAGGACATCCTATGGTTCCTGGTACAGGCAGGTCCTCGGGCCCTGACGCACTTACAGTGGCAGCCAGGGAGCCCGGAATGTTTGAATGAAGCCGTGGGGACGGCCAGAGGCCAAAACACACCATCTTAACTTCTGATTTTCCTTGGGCAAAATCACTGGACCTCTgtcatccctttttttttttttttgagacaaggtctccctgttGTGagctgtggcatgatcacagctcactgcagcctccaccttccaggctctcGGGATCCTCcagccagcctcccaaagtgctgggatgacaggggtgaggcactgcacccagtctaGTCATCCCAAAGCAAGTGTCAGTCTGTGTGGGTGGGGACTCTCCCAAAGCCAGAGGCCCCGTCAGGCTGCTACATGACTCTTGCCACCACCCTGCGGATCGCCGGCTCCTAGGAAAGCCGCCCCAGGGACCACAACACCGGAGGTGGCCTGGGGCAGCAGGTGCGACTCACTCATGCTCCTCTCCCCCCACAGACCTTGGACAGGTCTCGCCTCAAGGCCTCCCACCACCCTCAGCTGAGCAAATGTGTGTCtattttggaaaatctgcaaCGTCTTTGAGCTGGTGCCCTTGAAAGAGTAATTTGGTGTAGCTGGCGGTGGGGGCCTCAGAGCCCAGAGCAGGCTGTTATTTTGCCCATCGGTTCCCCTTAAACACACTCAAGCTCGGAGTGGGGGCAGCACCCCAtccccaggagcccagctggcatTGTTTCCGGGGACACACTGACCTCCAGTCCTCAGGCCAGGAGCTAGGGCGTCCGAGGCCGTGGGGATCCACCGCCCAGCCGGCTTCTGTGCTTCCAGGGCCTCCTGCCTCGGGCCACACTTCTGGTTAGCAAAGAGATACCTGGGTTTTCAGGAGATGGGCGTCTCTTAAGCAGGAATCCTCCGGCAATTGCAATTGTAACCACGCACCGACCTGCAGCTGTTCTGAGTAAACTGAGCTGCAGCAGGCACGCTACCCCGAGGCTGCAGTGCAAGGGTGGCTACGGCCTGGCCCCTAGCAGGCCCCTGACTACACAATGGAGGTCAGGTGTGGATGACAACCATGCACCCGGGATTCCCTTGAAGTTTTCTGTGCTTGTGTTTAAGAGcttaaattgtttttgaaaatcaCTTTGAAACTTTCACAGAGGACATAAAAGTCGTTGCTGTGAGCTTCCTCTGATTCAGAGGAGCGCCCTTCATTATTTCCCTGGGCCCCACGTTTGCGGTTTTGTTTGCAGGGACTGAGCAAAGTCAGCATGTCCTCCACACACAGTCATCCATTGCCCCCAGGCTGCCTGGGGCCAGCAGGCCACAGGGTCCCGCTAGGACAGCCAGAGCCCAGGGTACAGGTGGGTGGACGACGGGGCTAGCCCTGGGTCCCCAGCTCAGCACTTTGTTCCTCTGTTCCCTGGGGAGGTGACTGGTGTCGGGGGCTGTCTCCCTCACCCACTCGGAGTTGAGGCCAGACAGAGGCCAGTCCCGGGAGACCCTGCCGCCGCAGCTTCCCGCTAGGAGGGGGTCAGAGACCCCTGTGCCAGTGTGGGACCAAGCCCTAAGGTCAGTGTGAACGCCCCCCGGCCTCACGTGTTTCCCCG
The genomic region above belongs to Piliocolobus tephrosceles isolate RC106 chromosome 17, ASM277652v3, whole genome shotgun sequence and contains:
- the PRR25 gene encoding LOW QUALITY PROTEIN: proline-rich protein 25 (The sequence of the model RefSeq protein was modified relative to this genomic sequence to represent the inferred CDS: inserted 5 bases in 4 codons), whose product is MSESHLLPQATSGVVVPGAAFLGAGDPQGGGKSHGNYADGTVFRIGLANGFGRAQRHSRTAQSDQKPLCRGGCWGQPGHPNTGRAPARPTSHPVGHRPRMCILPCGDQTTGGQALCREMGLGPWAAGTHFLAISITTWGRKMPAWISELLNSSGTAPSLANAVCEAQTIPGPGLHPQGTPVTRAPSHKATPSTSNPWGXQNRYMHPKKGVSGGPSPPPLAASRSGQTPGHEPRVQAPGLGSCGRPASARLPSLHLEKGDAAAAGGDRTDVPSAIAAGLGRTPEGHSLPLQCPELPGSTPAPMVGRGRLGAPMGQSGGGISAWSSXPSCANVLLPAEASLXTVLSVLWTGQLSVGSALPPGDAGQQVETSVVLAGVAAGIWLVEPREAVPAPATRRRVPPWRMASPESAVPGTXPACPGQIPGATRFRPCSCPLGSPAVLAITTGWSHRSV